Proteins from one Burkholderia oklahomensis C6786 genomic window:
- a CDS encoding MFS transporter, with protein MSDPSPDLASPASIHRRLPASARQRARAATMALFFVAGMMYASWGVHVPTVRDKFALSPALLSFALLAVAIGSIVAMTTNARWIARVGSRTACLTGGLAMSACGALILVVPSYPLLLAVLALFGFSIATLDVAMNAEASAVESAFGKPIMSMLHGMFSVGGMAGAAAGGALLSAGMASAVHLALAAFASALVLVVACPAVLPHVPHADAGAHGGPRANRWRSSALWALGAIALIALIAEGAMYDWATVYMRDVVSASPAFASAAYAAFSGGMAAARFAGDAVRARFGAPQLVCASATLACVGMIGALALPYPLVALAGFTLMGLGLANMMPVLFAAAARVEGIHAAEGLAHVAGLAYFGLLFGPVVIGAVAQAANLSVGLSIVALCAALVAIVAPKTLSRLKI; from the coding sequence GTGTCCGACCCGTCGCCCGATCTCGCTTCGCCCGCCTCCATCCATCGCCGGCTTCCGGCATCCGCCCGCCAGCGCGCACGGGCGGCGACGATGGCGCTCTTCTTCGTCGCGGGCATGATGTATGCGTCGTGGGGCGTGCACGTGCCGACCGTGCGCGACAAGTTTGCGCTGTCGCCCGCGCTGCTGTCGTTCGCACTCCTCGCGGTCGCGATCGGCTCGATCGTCGCGATGACGACCAACGCACGCTGGATCGCGCGCGTCGGCTCCCGAACCGCGTGTCTGACAGGCGGCCTCGCGATGTCCGCATGCGGCGCGCTGATCCTCGTCGTGCCGTCCTACCCGCTGCTGCTCGCGGTGCTCGCGTTGTTCGGCTTCTCGATCGCGACGCTCGACGTCGCGATGAACGCCGAGGCGAGCGCGGTCGAATCGGCGTTCGGCAAGCCGATCATGTCGATGCTGCACGGGATGTTCAGCGTCGGCGGGATGGCGGGTGCCGCCGCGGGCGGCGCGCTGCTGTCGGCCGGCATGGCGAGCGCCGTGCATCTCGCGCTCGCCGCGTTCGCGAGCGCGCTCGTGCTCGTCGTCGCCTGCCCGGCCGTGCTGCCGCACGTGCCGCACGCCGACGCCGGCGCGCACGGCGGCCCGCGCGCGAACCGCTGGCGCTCGTCCGCGCTGTGGGCGCTCGGCGCAATCGCGCTCATCGCGCTGATCGCCGAAGGCGCGATGTACGACTGGGCGACTGTTTACATGCGCGACGTCGTGTCCGCGTCGCCGGCGTTCGCGAGCGCGGCGTACGCGGCGTTCTCGGGCGGCATGGCCGCCGCGCGTTTCGCGGGCGATGCGGTCCGCGCACGCTTCGGCGCGCCGCAACTCGTCTGCGCGAGCGCGACGCTCGCGTGCGTCGGCATGATCGGCGCGCTCGCGCTGCCGTACCCGCTCGTCGCGCTGGCGGGCTTCACGCTGATGGGCCTCGGCCTCGCCAACATGATGCCCGTGCTGTTCGCCGCCGCCGCGCGGGTCGAAGGCATCCACGCGGCCGAAGGGCTCGCGCACGTCGCGGGGCTCGCGTACTTCGGGCTGCTGTTCGGGCCGGTCGTGATCGGCGCGGTCGCGCAGGCGGCCAATCTTTCAGTCGGGCTGTCGATCGTCGCGCTGTGCGCGGCGCTCGTCGCGATCGTCGCGCCAAAAACGCTGAGCCGGCTGAAGATCTGA
- a CDS encoding branched-chain amino acid ABC transporter substrate-binding protein, producing the protein MNIKMQKLLPISAAAMLLAAAATNAAADQVVKIGHVAPLTGGIAHLGKDNENGARLAVEEINAKGLTIGGQKITLQLDAQDDAADPRTATQVAQKLVDDKVAAVVGHLNSGTSIPASKIYSDAGIVQISPSATNPAYTQQGFKTTYRVVATDAQQGPALANYARSKGIKSVAVVDDSTAYGQGLANEFEKKAKALGLKVVSHDATNDKAVDFRAILTKIKGENPDAVMYGGMDATGGPFAKQAKQLGLRAKILAGDGVCTEKLSDLAGDATDNVVCSEAGASLEKMPGGAAFKAKYEKRFGQPIQIYAPFTYDAVYIIVDAMKRANSTDPAKIVAVMPKTNYTGVIGTTTFDSKGDLQHGVISLYDYKNGKKTFLDEVKM; encoded by the coding sequence ATGAATATCAAGATGCAAAAGCTGCTGCCGATCAGTGCGGCAGCTATGCTGTTGGCTGCAGCCGCCACGAACGCTGCTGCCGACCAGGTCGTCAAGATCGGCCACGTCGCACCGTTGACGGGCGGGATCGCCCACCTCGGCAAGGACAACGAAAACGGCGCGCGTCTCGCGGTCGAAGAGATCAATGCGAAGGGTCTCACGATCGGCGGCCAGAAGATCACGCTCCAGCTCGATGCACAAGACGACGCGGCCGACCCGCGCACCGCGACGCAGGTCGCGCAGAAGCTCGTCGACGACAAGGTCGCCGCAGTCGTCGGCCACCTGAACTCGGGCACGTCGATTCCGGCCTCGAAGATCTACAGCGATGCGGGCATCGTGCAGATCTCGCCGTCGGCGACGAATCCGGCTTACACGCAGCAAGGCTTCAAGACGACCTACCGCGTCGTCGCGACCGACGCGCAGCAAGGCCCGGCGCTCGCCAACTACGCGCGCTCGAAGGGCATCAAGAGCGTCGCCGTCGTCGACGATTCGACCGCGTACGGCCAGGGCCTCGCGAACGAATTCGAGAAAAAGGCGAAGGCGCTCGGCCTGAAGGTGGTGTCGCATGACGCGACGAACGACAAGGCGGTCGACTTCCGCGCGATCCTGACGAAGATCAAGGGTGAGAATCCGGACGCCGTGATGTACGGCGGCATGGACGCGACGGGCGGCCCGTTCGCGAAGCAGGCGAAGCAGCTCGGCCTGCGCGCGAAGATTCTCGCGGGCGACGGCGTTTGCACGGAAAAGCTGTCGGACCTGGCGGGCGATGCGACCGACAACGTCGTGTGCTCGGAAGCGGGCGCGTCGCTCGAGAAGATGCCGGGCGGCGCGGCGTTCAAGGCGAAGTACGAGAAGCGCTTCGGCCAGCCGATCCAGATCTACGCGCCGTTCACGTATGACGCGGTGTACATCATCGTCGACGCGATGAAGCGCGCGAACTCGACCGATCCGGCGAAGATCGTCGCGGTGATGCCGAAGACGAACTACACGGGCGTGATCGGCACGACGACCTTCGATTCGAAGGGCGACCTGCAGCACGGCGTGATTTCGCTGTACGACTACAAGAACGGCAAGAAGACGTTCCTGGACGAAGTCAAGATGTAA